The following is a genomic window from Pectobacterium carotovorum.
GCGGTACGCCAGCAATTTATTATCTTAACCACGCCAACATGCTTCAACAGATCGTCGGTCTGCCGGACCAGGAACAGATGGCCAATCTTATAGCGTGTAAATAGTTTCTGAGTCACTGGCTGCGAAATGGGTAAATTCACACATGGATGTGGGGATTTTATGAGTACACCCCTTAAAATCCTATTTTTATCTTGTGCTTATGTGGCTATCAGATCTTTTCGCTATGTGTTTTGTACTGCTTTAGAATGGCGCAGCGCAAAGTGAACGGATTGAAATGTAAATCAGCTACCCTAACTAACGAAACCCGATGCAACCTGGAGAAAAGACATGAACAGAGCTCAATTGTTTTCTTATCTTTTTTTAACGGGATTTTCCGTTATAGCGTTTGCCTGTCAGGGAGGTGAAGGCGGGAAAGGCGGAACTGGAGGAAAAGGGGGATCCGTGGTAATCGTTAATCAAAACGGTGGGGCTGGTCTTAATGGAAAAAACGGAAAATCTGGGATGAATGGTTGTCCCGGTGGAACTCAGGCCGCACCCGATGGGCATTTTTATCTGCGAGGAACACATGAGCAATGTAACCCGTTTCACGCCAAAAAACAGAAATCACAGGCCACAGCGTCACTGATTGAGAGCACATAATGTAAAGCCTTGCCACCGTCTAAAAAACTCTGGTCTCTTCACCCATTATCATCAGATGTGTCAGCTATCACACCGCCAAAAGATAAGACTCATTTGCTCATGTCAAAAGAGCAGGTAAAAGTGTACTCTTATGAGTAAATTGCAGGGGTAACAGTTTAACTCAGCTGATATTGTCTTTGGATGAAGATGGAATGCTCTATGCCTAAACGTATAAAAAACAGCCGCTGGTCAGGTTACGATCCCCGCTATATCTATTCTCTCGTCGTCCGACGTTACTTTGTTGAGATGAAGACCAAAACTGAGATTGCTGAAGAACTCGAGATTTCGAGATTTAAAGCGGCGCGTCTTATCGATGAGGCAATAAAGGAAGAGTATGTGAAGTTTCTCTTTCCAAAGCAGCAACTGCTTGACGAAGAGATCGCACTTAATCTCTGCGGAAAGTATGGTCTGCAGAAGGCAATCGTGCTTTCCGTGTCAGAATCCTGGTCCAATCAGGAAGAACTGAATGAGAAGCTGGGGGGTATCACTGCAAGTTATCTCAACAATAATCTCGCTGAGGGAATGAAGGTTGGTATTGCCTGGGGACGCGTTTTATCCAGCACAGTGAGTCAACTCACCAGCTTGCCGGCATTAGATGTTGTTCAGCTATCTGGCGTTCATCCGGGCATTGAATTTAGCCAGGGCCCGATCGACCTTATCCACAGACTGTCGACTATCTCTCAGGGCAAGGCACATCCTATGTATGTGCCGATGTGGGTGGATGATGAAAGCCTGGCCCAAAAACTGGCCAGTGATCCGGCTGTGGTGGATACCCAACAATATTATTCTCAGCTGGATGTTGTCATCACCGGTATTGGCGCCTGGAAAACGGGCTCATCCAGTTTGTGTGATATTTTTCCCGAGTCGTGGCAAAAAAATCTGTTTGAGAAAGATATCGCTGCGGATGTCTGCATTACTCTCGTTAACAGTAAAGGCGAGATCCTTGATAGCCCGATGAGCCGTCTTGGGTTTGGTATTTCAACCGAACAATTGCGTAACACGAAAACCGTGATTGGTGTGGCGGGGGGAGAACAGAAGTATGAAGGCATCGTCGCTTCACTGAAGTCAGGCCTTTTAGATGTGTTAATCACTGACTTCGATACTGCGGTGAAGCTTGTCAATTCCTGATTGAAATAGATCCCGGAACATCAGCAACAGGGGCGTAGCCCGCGCCCTTGATCACCTTCCTCTCAGGCATGCATTAGGCACTGCTATCAGTCATTCTGTAAACCCTCATGACTTAGATCAGAGCATTGCCAAATCCTCTGACATAGGTCAGTCCGCATATATAAACCTTCAAAAAATCCATCATCCCTTTGATTTATAATAAAAATTTTACTTCCCCTCTCCGGTTGACTTGATTGATCTAAACGATGAATTACTCGATATTGCTCATATGAGCAATTATTTGCGTGCACTTATGCATTTATTTTGTGATCAGCTTATAACTTTTGCATGTTTTCTGTTTGCGCGGAAAATTGGCATGCTATAAATGCTCATGTGATCGATTATATTTGCTCTAATGAGCAAAAAGGCGAGGTGAAAAGGTGAGTACAGTCACTATTAATGTTGCAGATGGTGCAGCATTCAAAAATTACGATGAGGTGCTGCAGCACATCCATGAAAAGCTGTATTCAGAAGGGATAGTGAAAAAGACCTATCTGGCAGCACTGCGCGAACGCGAAGCCATGTATCCAACCGGTATTTTGCTTGATGGTTATTCTGTGGCGATCCCTCATTGCGACAGCAACCAGGCCAACAGCCCGTCGATTTATATTATTCGCTTACCTGAACCGGTTCAGGTTGATCAGGCTGATGGCGACGATAAATTGTGGGTCAAACTCATTATCAATTTGGTCGTTACCGATCCGGCTAATCAGCTGCAACTGCTGAAGGCCCTTTTTAGTAATCTTCAAATGGAAGACTTTTATCAAAATTTACTTGAGCTTCCTTCCGAGAAAGCGCAGGCACTTTTTATTTCCACCGTCATGCAATAAGAGTTCAGGAGCATAATGATGATTAATATCCTCGTAGCCTGCGGGAGCGGTGTCGCAACGTCAACTATCGCTGCTGATGAAGTGAAATCCGTGTGTACAGAATATGGCATTACTCAGTTCAAAATAAATAAATGCAGCATGTCAGAACTTCCTTCTGAATTACAGAATGCTGATGTGATTTTAACCACGAATAACTACAAAGGTGATATCGGAAAACCGCATATGAGTGTGGCCGGGTTTATCACCGGGATTAATGAAGCTGTGTTACGAAAAAAACTAGGGGATTTATTAACAGAGCTGGCTAAAAACTAATAAGAAAACACAGGGGATGACAAGATGGACATGTTAAAAAACATAATGCTAACGATAACAAGCATGGGGGCAACGGCAATCCTACCACTTGTCATCTTCATTTTGGGTTTGGTTTTCCGCATGAAAGTCGGTGCTGCCATTAAGTCTGGTATCACCGTGGGTATCGGTTTTATTGGTTTAGGTTTGGTTGTTAATCTGTTGAGTACATCCCTGCAGCCGGCAATTGCCTACTATTCAAAACTGGGAAGCGGATTCACTGTGGCTGATATCGGATGGCCTGCGGTGGGCGCGGCTGCATGGGTGGCACCCTTTGCCGCTTTAGTTGTTCCAGTGGGTATTATTCTTAATTTGCTACTTGTTCGTCTTAAATTAACCAAAACGCTGAACGTTGATATCTGGAATTATATGCACTTCCTGGTTCCCGGCGCGCTGGCCTATTTCGTGTTTGACAGCTTCTTTATCGGTTTTGGCGTGGCAGTCGCACTTAGCGTTATCGCTCTGTTTATTGGCGATTTAATTGCTCCCCGTTGGCAGAAATATTATGGCCTGGAAGGGACGACCTGTACCACCATGATCCATATAGGCTGGACATTACCTTTTGCACTGCTGGTCAATAAAATTATCGACCTGATCCCCGGCCTGAACAAGCTCGACGTTGATTTGGAGAGCGTACAGAAACGTCTGGGTGTGTTTGGTGAACCCGCTATCATCGGTGTCATTGTAGGTTGTCTGCTTGGACTGCTGACGAAACAGCCTGTGACCACTATTGTCCCGATGGCAATGGGGGTGGCTGCGGTAATGGTGCTCCTGCCTAAAGTGGTGGGTGTCCTGATGGAAGGACTGTCTCCAATTGGGAAAAGTGCCAAAGAGATTATGCAAAAGCAGATGGGTAAAGACGCCGAACTGAACATCGGTATGGACTGTGCCCTGGCACTGGGCGACCCAGCGACCATCACCGTCACCGTTATCACCATTCCGTTGACCATGCTTTGCGCACTGATTTTACCGGGGATCATGATTTTCCCCATCGGCGTTCTGATGTCAATCATCTATATGACAACCATGACCGTAATGGCCAGCAACGGAAACGTCATCCGCTCAATTATTTCAACCTTACTGTTCAGTATTGTCGTGATGTATTTAGGAGGGTATGTGGCTCCGGGTGCAACCCAATTCCTGCATGGCGCAGGTGTCGGCTTGCAGGGGCAGGGTACTGACTTTGTACTGACTGGCCCGTGGGAAGTATTGACGTATTGGTTGAGCACTGTATTCCATTGATTTTAAAAATGAGGTTTGCTTACCATGGCACAGATTTTACCATCAATTTTTGGCGCGAATATCTTAAGTCTGCAAGATGAGCTCCGTTTTTTAGAAGAAGAGAACACTGAAATATTGCATGTTGATTTAATGGATGGAACCTTCGTAAATAATATTGCCTTTGGGCCGAATCAAATCTCTGCAATGAAAAAAGCCAGCAAAATGACTTTCGACGTACACATGATGCTGGCTAATCCTGAAAGACATATTGATGATGTTATTAATACCGGCGCAGAAATGATCTCAGTGCATTATGAATCAACGCCGCATGTGCATTTTATTTTACAGAAAATAAAAAAGGCCGGGCGAAAAGCCGGTGTGGTCATCAATCCGGGTACGCCTGAAAGTGTTCTGGAATATTTGTTGGACGATATTGATTACATCCTGATTATGACCATTAACCCGGGGCAACCCGGGCAGACTTTCATCGAGAAAAGCCTCGAGAAAATTAAGAAAACCAGAGAAATGATTGCTGGCCGACACATTCAAATTGAAGTCGACGGTGGCGTTAATCTGGAAATAGCGGAAAAAGTACAGGAGGCGGGTGCTGATTTAATTGTTGTCGGTGGCGCATTATTTAATGACAACCCTAAAGCAAGCTATCAGGCCTTAAAGTCTGTCATGCATTAAGTATCCAACATACATTCACGCGCTCTTAATTGAGCGCGTAATCATTATGTAGACCGCAGACGTGGGGGATTTCTCTCACGTTAAGTACAAAGATTCAGGAGAACAACCGATGAGTCATTTTGAAGGTAAAGTTGCGCTAATTACCGGTGGTGCGCATGGGATTGGTAAAGGAATTGCAAAACAATTCGCCGAACGCGGTGCGCATACCGTCATTGTCGATTATAACGAGGCTAATGGCATCAAAACTGCGGAAGAACTGACCTTTGGCAATGTTAAATCGCTCTTTGTCAAAACGGACGTCTCTGATCCGCAGGCACTGGCTGAAGTGCGCAGAAAAGTTATCGAAACTTATGGCCGTATCGACATTCTGGTTTTGAACGCAGGTGTCGCTTTTGCCAATAAAGTCAAAGACATTACTTTCGAAGAGTGGAACAAAACACTCTCAATCAACCTGACGGGTTTATTCAATACGGTCAAAGCATTTTACGATGACTTCTTAACTAACCAGGGTTCAATCGTTTACATCTCCTCCGGTTCTGCGCTGTCAGGTACTGGCGGGGGGGTGAGCTATCCGGCCAGTAAAGCGGGGGGTGAAGGTCTTATTCGTGGTCTGGCGAAGGAGTTGGGTCCAAAAGGTGTTAACGTCAACGCTATTGCGCCGCGTCTTATCGACACCGGCGAAATGATGCGTGTTAATTACCCGACGCAGGCAGATTTAGACGCAGTACTGGAGAAAATTCCGGTCCGTCGTCTGGGCACAATCGATGATGTCGCAAACCTGGCCATCTTCCTTGCTGATAAGTCAAACTCTTACATCCAGGGACAGACGATCCTCATGGATGGTGGCCGTACAATTGCCTGACCGGAGGAAAAGAAAATGGGTGTTCAGGAAAATACTGTCAGTATTCTCAGGGAACTGGAGCAAAACGCGCTCAATATCGACAATGATCAGGCACAGCATTTTATCGGGAAGATCCGTAATGCGAAGCATATTTTCCTGCAAGGTGCAGGGCGCAGCGGTATTGCCATCCGCGCGTTCGCTAACCGTTTATTGCATTTAGGCTTCTCGGTCAGCGTAGTTGGGGAAATTTCATCACCTCATACGAAAGCGGGTGATTTGTTAATTATTGGTTCAGGCAGTGGCGAAACAGGCAGTCTCAAGAGCCTTGCGCAGAAAGCCGTTGAGTGTGGTGTCGACGTGGCGCTGGTCACCATGAAGAAAGACTCTGCGATTGGCCAGTTGGCCAACTGCGTACTGGTATTACCGGGAACGGTCAAAACTGAAAACGATCGCACTCCGGGCCAGTTTTCGCAGCCAATGGGTTCCTCTTTCGAGCAACTCTGCTTTATCACCTACGATGCCATCGTGCTTGAACTCATGGACCAACTGCGTGAAACCAGTGAAACCATGTTTAAACGACACGCTGATTTTGAGTAATGACACTGAGCGCTTCGCCGGAAGCGCTCATTCGTTTATAACATCACATCATTAAAATTAACGTGCTGAATGTGTTGCCCTGCATTGTCTCTGCGTATACCTGAGATGTAAAAGTCTGCCATTTTTTTTGCCCTCTCGCCGCTGGCACGTTAATTAAACGCTGAAACAAAAACGGCCAGCTTAGCTGGCCGTTGGATGCGTTCTGTTCGGAATGAGTGCCCTAAGCCTGGGCTTCAGCATGCTCCCATGCGGCTTTGCGAAGATCTGCGGGTTTAAGGTCGCGTGCAGGAATGATCACACCATCGCATTTACCCTGTCGGAACACCGTAATGGTATCTGCCACGTCCAGCAATTCCTCTTCCTCACTCGATACCACGATGACGCAGCAGCCTTTATCCGCCAGCTGATGGATGATGCGATAAATATCCGCTTTTGCCCCAATGTCGACGCCTTTGGTCGGCTCATCCAGCAATACCAGATTGGCGTTTTGCGCAATGACCCTGGCGAGCAGAACTTTTTGCTGATTGCCTCCGGAAAGCGATTTAATCGGTCCGCTCAGCGTTCCCAGCGTATTCATCTTGCTCAGCAACTCAGCGGCGGCCTGCCGCGCAGCGCTGTGACTGACAAATCCGCCAGAACGGAATTTTTTCAGAACCGGCAGCATGGCGTTGGCATAGCTCGACATCTGAGGAATGAAGCCATCTTTTTTACGTTCTTCTGTCAGGTAAGCAATCCCCTTATCAATGGCTTTTGCCGGTGAAGAAGGATGGTATTCTTTGTGACCCAGCCGGATGTCACCACCGGTAACGGTTTCCAACCCAAACAGCGTCTGGCACAAGCGCGTCCGGCCTGCGCCGGCCAGCCCGTATATACCCAAAATTTCCCCGCGATATGCCTCAAGGTTGATGCCTTTCAGGCGATCAGTCTGCAGGTTGGTGACCGAGAGCCAGGGTTTGCCCATCGCGCCGCGGATCAGACTACGGCTGTTAGACGGCGCCTGATAAGCATTTGCATCGCCCACAATAGCGTCAATGATGGCGCTTTTGCTCAGCGTTTTTTTGCCTTCGTTATAAATCACTCGGCCGCCGCACATGACGGTTGCTTCATCACAAACACCCAACACTTCGTCTAATTTATGAGAGACCAGCACTACGCCAATCTGCTTTTCGCGTGCGATACGTTGTACTGCCTGCAGCAGTTCTTCTGCCTGCGCACCTTCCAGCGCGGTCGTCGGTTCATCGAGGAATAGAAAACGGGCGTCGCGATCAAGGTTAGAAACCACTTCCAGCATCTGCTTTTCAGGATGTGACAGATTTTTGACCAGCGCGGTAGCGCTGAAACTCAGATGGTAATCATTTAGTACTTTCTCGGTATGCGCGATCATACTTGCATCATCTATAAAGCCACTGCCTTTACGACATTCACGTCCGAGAAAAAGGTTTTGCCAGACGCTCATGCCGGGAATGAGACGGAGTTCCTGATACACACAAGCAATACCTTTGTTGAGTGCATCCCGTGGCGAAGCAAGGTGCACCGGCGTTTCGCCGATCATCAGCTCTCCACTATCCTGCGTGTTAACGCCCGCCAGGATTTTCAGTAGCGTTGATTTACCCGCCCCATTATGGCCAAAGAGGCCGTGGATCTCGCCAGGCTTTACGCTGAAATCCACACCGTGGAGAACCTGCACACCCGAAAAACCGATTTTGACCTGCTTCGCCACATAATTCATCATTCTTCGCCTTTCACTTAAGTCAGTATGCTGAACCCATTACCGATGCTGCGTTGTCTTTGGTGACCAGCAGCGGTGGGTTGTTGATCATGGCTGGAACCTGTTCACCGTTCAGACTCTTCCTGGCATTTTCAACCAGCAACTGAGCCAGTTTAACCGGCTCCTGAATCGCACCGGCTTTCAATATGCTGTTGTTCTGAACGGCTTTGACGCCTTCTTTATCCACAAACGCATACAGCTTCACTTTGTCACTGACCCCCAGTTGCTGGATTGCCGCCAGTGACCCGAGCGCGGAAGGTTCGGTGTCTGAGTACACGACGTTAATTTCTGGCCTGCCCTGCAGCATTTCAGTGGTGACTTTCAGGGAGGTTGTTTCTTCTACTTTGCCATTGACCAGCGCGACGAACTTAATGTTTTTGTTGGATGCCACGGCTTCCTTGAAGCCTTCATCACGTGCATTTGCGGCAATGGATGTTGGTTCTCCCACGATACCCACTGTCGCAGTGCCATTTTCACCAATGTCTTTCAACAGCTGCTGGCCAATGAGCTTGCCGCCTTCACGCTGATCGGTCTGAACACCTTGAACCAGCGTGACGTTTTGCTGCTTCATCCCCTCGGTATCCGGAAGGATGTTGATGGCAAACGCCGGAATTTTTGCCTGATTAAGCTGGTTTATGATCGACACGCACGGGCCTGAGGAGACGCAGTTCACTGCGACCGCATCCACTTTCTGTTCAATGAAGTTCTGCACCTGCGAAAGTTGCTTGGCGTCGTCATTATCAGCAATCGAAATTTTTACGTTCAAGCCCTGTGCCGCTGCATTGTCTTCAAAGCTTTTTTTCATGGCAACGTAATAAGGGTTGGTGAGGTTCGGCAGCGTAACGCCCAATGTTTTTTTGCCGGCACCCACGGTGCTTTCAGTATCCTCACGGTTACAGCCGGCGAGCATGCAAGACAGTGCGACTATCGCTGCACCTGCGGTGATTGTGGTACGGAGTTTCATGTTTATCTCCTGGATATACGTAGGTCAGGGTTTAAGAAGCGTTATTGTTGTGTTTTGCGTGACTTCCTGACTTTGAGCCAGGGGATCACGATTTTTTTCGAGGTACGTAAGGTATCGAAGGTGACGCCGAACAGAATGATCAGGCCGATGACCAGCGGCTGCCAGTAAGCACTGACGTTCAGCACGTTCATCAGATTCGATATTGAGGCAATAAGCATGGCGCCAATCATCGCGCCGATAAGGCTGCCAGTGCCGCCAAACAGACTGACGCCACCGACCACCGCACCCGCGATTGAGAAGAACAGTTCGTCACCACGGCCCGCCGTCGGATAGCCTGTCATCAGACGCGATCCATAAATCAGGCCGCCGCATGCCGCACAAAGTCCGGAAATTGCATACACCAACAGGGTGATGCGTGGAATGCTGATCCCCGATAAGCGTGCAGCATCTGCGTTACCGCCTACCGCATAGATGTGAGTCCCGGTGATGGTGCGGCGCAGGAAGATGACACCAATAACAATGGCCAGCAGCAGCGCTATGACAGGGAACGGAATACCCAGCGGTTTTGACTGACCGATGAGGCTGTAACCAATTTGCGTCACGCGTATCGATTCGGCGCCGGTGATAATTTGTGGTATGGATGCCGCAACCCCCATCATCGCAAAGGTGACAATGAATGGCGGCACGCCGGTGCGTTCGATTATCAGACCATTTACCAGCCCACTCAGCGCACCCACCGCCAACACGATGGGTACGGCAAGCTGCCACGGAATGCCAAATTTCTCCATCAGCAACGCCGCAACCACGCAGGTCATCGCCACGATGGAGCCGCAGGAGAGGTCGATACCCCCGGTCAGCAGGACAAAGGATTGTCCCAGGCAAAGGAAGCCGATGACCGCGCCGTTCAGAAGCAACACCATCATGTTCGAAACAGTCAGGAAGTTAGGTGTGGCGATAAACCCGCCCAGCATGACCAGTAAGAAAACCACGGCGATACCCGCTTCTGCAGGGACTTTGAGCGGCTGCTTAGGCGGTTTGATTTTTGCAGGGGTAGTTATTGAACTCATTGCAGCTCTCCTGATAATGCATTGGCATAGGTAACGTAAGCGTCCAGGACATGGCGCGCATCTTGTTGTGGCTCGGCCACTTTCTCGAGCGGCACACTCCAGCGATCGGCCATTTCAATATTTGTACATCCCAGCACGGCAGCGGCAGCCTGAATGGCTGCACCCGCGGCTGCCGTTTCACCCACCGGAGAAATCCAAACGGGCTTGCCCGTCAGGTCAGCCAGAATCTGACGATAGGCGCGTGACTTTGCGCCGCCGCCGGTGACAACAATGCGACCGTCGTCAGTGAAGCCATGTTGTTTCAGTACCAGACCGCCCGCCAGCAGGCCGCACAGTACGCCTTCCACGGTGGCGCGAGCCATATCCTGCATCGTTGTGGTGGTACGTAATCCGCGCATGTGTCCCGTGGCGTCAGGAAGGTTGGGGGTGCGCTCGCCGTCCAGCCACGGAACAAGCTGAAGACCGTTGGCGCCGGGTGGCGAACTCAGCGCGAGCTCGTCGAATTCGTCAGGGGTAACGCGCAGCATTTTGCGAAATGTATCGGTGACTTTGGCGGCGTTCAGCGTAGTAATCATGGGGATAAAGCGATCGGCCGCATCGGCATAACCGTTGATGGTGCCGGTGCTGTCGGTAATCCCTTTCCTGGTGATGCCATATAACGTACCGCTGGTCCCGATAGAGATACCGGTATCACCGGTTTTCAGGTTCATACCCAATGCGGCAGACATGTTATCGCCGGTCCCGACACCCACGATTGCACCCGCCAGTTCCTCCAGCTCAGGCATCAACTTCACCACGCCTGCAGGTTGATGCGACGGGATGATAGTGGGCCAGCGGGAAATCCAGTCAATTTGACTGTTAACCACCGCTGCCAGCTGTGGTTCCCAGCGATTGGTGAAGGGGTTGAAGTAACCCGTACCGGATGCCCCGCCGCGCTCGCACACAAAGCTACCGCTCAGACGGTAAACCAGATAATCAAACGGCAGCATGATGCGGTGGGCTTTTTCCAGCAGCCCCGGATAATTTTGTTCTGTCCAGGCCAGTTTAGAAATGGTCATTGCTGGCCCCGGAACAGAGCCCGTCAGGCGTGCCCATTCTTCCGGAGCAATCTTCTCGCACAATTCACGCGCTTGCGGTGCAGACTCCGTGTCATTCCACAGCTTCGCAGGACGCAGCGGGCGATCGTGATTATCAAGCATGACGAGGCCGTGCCCCTGGCCACCGACAGCCAGACCTGCAATACGTGGCCACCATTGTTTTAATTCAGTGAGCGCGGAGACTAATGCATCCCACCAGGCTTGCGGATCCTGCTCGCTACACGGCGGTGTGGTCGGTGGATGCAACTTACGAGCCTGTGCGATCACCTTGCCATTTTCAAGACTACGCAGCATGACGGTACAAGACTGGGTGGAGGAATCTATACCCGCAACAAGGTCCTGTTTCATTGAACTACCTCTGAACTATCGTTAAGAAATGACAGAGCTGAAAGCGATAACTGAATGACAAGCAAACTGGGTTATGGTTTTAGATACTCAGTTTTTTGCTCATATGATCAGTTTTGTTTGCTCGTTTGTAAGATATAAACAATACCCACCGTAATAAATTCGTCAATTGTCGTGTTAAGGGAACGTTACGTAGCTCTCACTTTTAGTTTCACCTGGCAGCTCTGATGGTATGTTCGTTTGAACAGTGAAATAACCTTGATTTTTTGCGGTCTGGTAGAAATTAGCTCTGAGCTTGATCTTCTGTATGGAGTTTAAGATTGTTTATTTTGGCAAGGGCAGTTATTTGAAGGGGTTTTATTTGCAAATAATCAAGTGAGATGAACGTGCTGGGGATGTGATACAGAAAGCTCATAATAAATGGTCTCAATGTTTAAGAGACGGTTAATAAAAGCAATTTCCCGCATACATTGGCAGTATGCCATGGTTTATCCGAAATCAAACGGCACTATGATAATAACCTCAGGGGGATTGTTGAGTTAAATGAACTTTTCGCCTCAACCAGATCTTGTTTCCACATTTCTGATGTTACCGAGATATCCTGCGGCAAAAAATGCGTGGTGAGAATGCCTATCTGGCT
Proteins encoded in this region:
- the xylB gene encoding xylulokinase, encoding MKQDLVAGIDSSTQSCTVMLRSLENGKVIAQARKLHPPTTPPCSEQDPQAWWDALVSALTELKQWWPRIAGLAVGGQGHGLVMLDNHDRPLRPAKLWNDTESAPQARELCEKIAPEEWARLTGSVPGPAMTISKLAWTEQNYPGLLEKAHRIMLPFDYLVYRLSGSFVCERGGASGTGYFNPFTNRWEPQLAAVVNSQIDWISRWPTIIPSHQPAGVVKLMPELEELAGAIVGVGTGDNMSAALGMNLKTGDTGISIGTSGTLYGITRKGITDSTGTINGYADAADRFIPMITTLNAAKVTDTFRKMLRVTPDEFDELALSSPPGANGLQLVPWLDGERTPNLPDATGHMRGLRTTTTMQDMARATVEGVLCGLLAGGLVLKQHGFTDDGRIVVTGGGAKSRAYRQILADLTGKPVWISPVGETAAAGAAIQAAAAVLGCTNIEMADRWSVPLEKVAEPQQDARHVLDAYVTYANALSGELQ